Proteins from one Larimichthys crocea isolate SSNF chromosome XX, L_crocea_2.0, whole genome shotgun sequence genomic window:
- the golgb1 gene encoding golgin subfamily B member 1 isoform X2, giving the protein MFSRLATVLQELSGEEEPDGDSQGMLVPQLPPGEGQASVESEVPEEAMERLAHLEQLVVQLKELIRDRDTQLVHKDTELAGKDAQLKNEKEEAEARFTKLKLQAKAKMASLNKQISDLKGQGGATQSPDSSFTGAGAAVEEELQELKTKLREEEANSRGLQERLQTTEQLLQEKESVHAEQLLKLQAVICEKDVRFQEQIQKHEEELLRVTTQSQDDGALQQALHAAQRRCEELEEAFNSRSQVLEMLQQEVSSADQQKQILTAQFRQMEQELAEAVKQREEERQQWVEQASRADAELTALRTSLEEALEGKSMEVARQESELASLRESERLSQEALEKEKLEVARLEREVALMKEAELATVQASHDASERDRAERVQLESELASMREAVEHASRDTSEREKSEVDKLERELASLKEEHEDAQKKGEILGEMWRHLRPLALEDVTAAEELPVPADLSLFLDAVRSIESRLTRLKESEEHCAELTHTMETLQEELDRKNTEHEETAAKIQELEQQIVTMSERDDVTEPSSDSSEANKARILELEQHLLEKDSELVALQESLRLAKECSSGEVASDQTPHQGHDASTPPRGSAAALPDFMEDTQEEETTLVAEDASVLSISADNESSPELLGHQSESPEESKATSSDEMVASSDSEVAHSSWTLLEAVSQDGGQEWPSNLQDFGQLQLQSWEATSMEQETSTVQVESSSVIIRETVQVHLTQSSSTTDGNPPSDQAFAQLLAEELQKRYSELLAELQRLRDAAADSQEKIKGLEEDARSLSAAKEEAESQANSFAEELKSTRDELDRLSQQSSSGVEKHSIEMQLLEEQIDILSTESKAKEEKIQAMRADLEMARQAFSEQEGQARMLSVQLEDRELLSSELERRLQDMENSMLEYSQTSELNNDSLARKDSEINELQLRLSQKEHEVMELNDSMSAKLLQAEEEKFQTNSEVSKLKEQIEELEKVKDEKLNVSFDGSAAQVDDELLSLRKAKGVLETQLTNTKKKLQAALVQRKELMKKVADFEMEAKKRKEQDDAAEGEQPRGRDIQEMEAKLVELEQALRSKEEAVEALEQKISQQEQTLTETLALNKTLSEEAENSQQADVSSETTALQSQVTSLEAECETLQRKVQEAQESRKETIRKAKEKDRHHREQLKQQKEEYSDLMERFELQSGEREVLLTKLREMEEKASTESEAVPHQETKKQLVEDLEKQAAGDWVQEDWVDFAASETDSSQPQSSDPVQHPAEQSDVLSAQMEEDLEALRAEIQTVRTANTELEKQLQETQAGLSLKEAELLELGKELQTLREKEAQIDALSEEMNDLREKHRQAEFYAETLKAEMEAAVSAASADSTSAVATLQAEVEDFKQFLDNKNREITELSQQLSEQDSLIHSMQGTVSQKDQLIESLQDELKAEQEKSQRLEVEVPQKQEEEKDSEAKIQQLQRKLQAALISRKDALKENKTQKEQLASTEKLIAELQQKMESAEDELEKLRAERVRLIEEVDRTLLENQSLGSSCESLKLAMDGILNEKDACKRETDLAKEEAARTCREWEEKVQSMKDEYETLLKSYENVSDEAERVRRVLEAARQERQELASRVRTQEAARQEAERQAEEAQKEVDSVKDKMRKFAKTKQQKILDLEEENERLRETQDKTVVKRESRALKAEVERLQDELEALKAELDATAAERDSLGQRIEELRQQSAQTREKEDGVVQDGSAAVVEEVVAAQQSAIIMTKAEPVESQCEDTETPLEETTADQKTAEHEPETHLQPAEAKEVTESVQALLEDKIKEMEAERKLWQEQEAELKSQLASLERDLQESKDKESLVASLEKCLQESKEREKSLIGEDSNREAQFKELLRSLETEKDNLEERLMNQLAQLNGSIAGYQQEAADNREHLAELQREVERLERERAELEAEAQSESDRAARLEEDMRQAQRERAEAEAESGKQRELEQQLRSAQRVREGSQSRARQLEELLREKQLEVRQLQRDCIQYQERISELGREAKALLLGHDELQKKLEQSQLETSKTVEDLKRTEAELMSCKSQLDEAQKQASDALAEKTTIEQNAQKKEASMKAEAEQTLDSVRFRLGAELKEMELRLEDAYSEREKEEEATLEARELAEAAERRAQEMQARLDESLARLAAFSRCMSSLQDDRDRVLDETRQWETRFNDALQGKEAEVREAETRAKDLAEQLQRETTLKEDLQLAADRLEKANKDLQLRLEEEEKKVTESQAALEEEKNKLQQTTTELQSAQDEASALKNEVESLHQRTRALEEAVSQLQGEVDRARTELREREAEERRLCLNVEQLETDLRSSKALTESLQTELNEKEKREVEMLGEKEQAVAEAAEEARKEADSRAQGAEEELEQRRGELRDLEEKLRKAEEESNNRKARLDSFMKAMGSLQDDRDRVLNMYKQLEEKHLQVMMEKDGLIQEAAGENNSLKEELRSLLVQRDDLYAEKAKLSAQLHGYREELNQVLSMKESQHKQLLAAQRRRIASLEKQREELESQLKSVNRVQETEVEVEAAKVERETLSQAANFTAAPQVVDAPGAEVEKLREQLQAAREQVEALEESLQKERHDKKSASKELAELRWEGGVMRTESESAQERVAELARDLLAVEQKLLEEKEATTQLRAENQSFSKAMASLQDNRDQAVNKAQELSLKLEEMSKAGGHAAPSSPGGNTGEVWGLKNALQALQNDRERLLEQLQTQTSELKKQKSELARLGAGELIKVSQELLEEKKKSEDMLGVIVQLESVVEMGKQEIETLRLERIDWMAQAEQLKQQTLATLSDRDQQLRQLTAMLEEARAHKPKLQQEHYQREGTEEVDSAPGAPQERSNQLDSHTYIAELKELQRRLDEEMQQRVAAEEQLMATQDRLKRHSQAKWQEEDQSETAVFIEPPEGAVTRTRRGGPGLMRMLRVAFCSRQRTPLLFSLYLLTVHVLLLLCLGGYL; this is encoded by the exons ATGTTCAGCCGCCTGGCCACGGTCCTCCAGGAGCTCTCTGGAGAGGAGGAGCCAGATGGAGACTCACAG GGCATGCTGGTCCCTCAGCTCCCTCCTGGTGAGGGCCAGGCTTCAGTAGAGTCAGAGGTACCGGAGGAGGCCATGGAGAGGTTGGCTCACCTGGAGCAGCTGGTGGTTCAGCTGAAGGAGCTCATCCGAGACAGAGACACCCAGCTCGTGCACAAGGACACCGAGCTGGCTGGCAAAGATGCACAGCTCAAG AATGAGAAAGAAGAAGCTGAGGCTCGCTTCACCAAACTCAAACTGCAGGCCAAAGCCAAGATGGCATCACTCAACAAACAGATATCTGATCTGAAAGGACAAGGAGGAGCAACA CAGAGTCCCGACAGCTCTTTTACAGGAGCCGGTGCTGCAGTCGAGGAGGAGCTTCAAGAACTTAAGACcaagctgagagaggaggaggccaaCAGCAGAGGGCTTCAGGAACGACTCCAGACCACAGAGCAGCTCCTCCAGGAGAAAGAGTCCGTGCATGCTGAACAG TTGCTGAAACTGCAGGCTGTGATCTGTGAGAAGGACGTACGCTTCCAGGAGCAGATCCAGAAACACGAAGAAGAACTGCTGAGAGTCACAACACAGTCTCAGGACGACGGAGCACTTCAGCAG GCGCTGCATGCAGCACAGAGGCGATGCGAGGAGCTCGAAGAGGCCTTCAATTCTCGGTCCCAGGTGCTGGAAAtgctgcagcaggaagtgagCAGCGCTGATCAGCAAAAACAG ATCTTGACTGCTCAGTTCCGGCAGATGGAGCAAGAGCTGGCCGAGGCCGTcaagcagagggaggaggagaggcagcagTGGGTCGAACAGGCCAGCAGGGCCGACGCAGAACTCACAGCCCTCCGAACCAGCCTGGAAGAGGCCTTGGAAGGGAAGAGCATGGAGGTGGCAAGGCAAGAGAGCGAGCTGGCCTCCCTGAGAGAGTCGGAGCGTCTTAGTCAGGAGGCTCTGGAGAAGGAGAAGCTGGAAGTCGCCAGATTGGAGAGAGAAGTGGCTCTGATGAAAGAGGCTGAGCTCGCAACCGTCCAGGCGAGCCACGATgcgtcagagagagacagggcgGAAAGAGTTCAGCTTGAAAGCGAACTCGCATCTATGAGAGAGGCGGTCGAGCATGCCAGCCGGGACACCTCAGAGAGGGAGAAGTCGGAAGTTGACAAACTAGAGCGAGAGCTGGCGTCGCTTAAGGAGGAGCATGAAGATGCCCAGAAGAAAGGTGAGATCTTGGGTGAAATGTGGAGACATCTACGTCCTTTGGCCCTTGAAGATGTGACCGCAGCAGAAGAGCTTCCCGTCCCTGCTGACCTCTCCCTCTTCCTGGACGCTGTGCGGTCTATTGAGAGTCGACTGACGAGGCTGAAAGAGAGCGAGGAACACTGTGCCGAGCTCACCCACACCATGGAAACCCTTCAGG AAGAActagacagaaaaaacacagaacacgaGGAAACCGCTGCCAAGATACAAGAGCTGGAGCAGCAAATTGTAACG atgTCTGAAAGAGACGATGTGACCGAACCATCGTCAGATTCATCTGAAGCTAATAAAG CACGCATACTGGAACTGGAGCAACACCTACTAGAAAAAGACAGTGAGCTGGTTGCCTTGCAGGAGTCCCTCAGACTGGCTAAAGAGTGCAGCTCCGGTGAGGTTGCATCCGATCAGACTCCACATCAGGGTCATGATGCCAGCACGCCCCCCCGTGGCAGTGCGGCAGCCCTTCCTGACTTCATGGAGGACACACAAGAAGAGGAGACCACCTTAGTTGCCGAGGACGCCTCAGTCCTCTCCATTTCTGCTGATAATGAGAGCAGCCCAGAGCTTCTCGGACACCAGTCCGAATCCCCAGAAGAATCCAAAGCGACCTCTTCGGATGAGATGGTCGCCAGTAGTGATTCAGAGGTCGCCCACAGCAGCTGGACCCTCCTGGAAGCTGTGAGTCAAGATGGAGGCCAGGAGTGGCCGTCCAACCTGCAGGACTTTGGCCAACTGCAGCTGCAGTCGTGGGAGGCGACAAGCATGGAGCAGGAAACCTCCACAGTTCAAGTTGAATCTTCCTCTGTCATCATCCGAGAGACGGTACAAGTTCATCTAACTCAGAGTTCTTCCACCACAGACGGTAACCCTCCCTCTGACCAGGCCTTTGCCCAGCTCTTAGCCGAGGAGCTTCAGAAGAGGTACAGCGAGCTTTTGGCCGAGCTTCAGAGGCTCAGAGACGCAGCAGCAGATTCACAGGAGAAAATCAAGGGCCTGGAAGAAGATGCACGATCGCTTAGTGCTGCTAAAGAAGAGGCTGAGTCCCAGGCTAATAGTTTTGCAGAGGAACTAAAGTCAACCAGAGACGAGTTGGACAGGCTTTCTCAGCAAAGCAGCTCTGGTGTGGAGAAACACAGTATTGAAATGCAGCTTCTAGAAGAGCAGATAGACATTTTAAGCACTGAAAGTAAAGCCAAGGAGGAGAAGATCCAAGCCATGCGGGCAGATCTCGAAATGGCCCGTCAAGCTTTCTCTGAGCAGGAGGGACAGGCCAGGATGCTGAGTGTtcagctggaggacagagagctCCTCTCCTCCGAGCTCGAAAGGAGGCTTCAAGATATGGAAAACAGCATGTTGGAATACTCTCAGACGTCAGAGCTCAACAACGACAGTTTGGCAAGGAAGGACTCTGAGATCAACGAGCTACAGCTCCGCCTCAGCCAAAAGGAGCACGAGGTGATGGAGCTCAACGACAGCATGTCTGCCAAACTCCTCcaagcagaagaagagaagtttCAGACCAACAGTGAAGTCAGCAAACTGAAGGAGCAGATTGAGGAACTGGAGAAAGTCAAAGATGAGAAACTTAACGTAAGTTTTGACGGCTCGGCTGCTCAGGTAGACGATGAACTTTTGAGTTTGCGAAAGGCGAAGGGAGTGCTGGAAACCCAGCTGACgaacacaaagaagaagctgCAGGCTGCACTTGTGCAACGCAAAGAGTTAATGAAGAAGGTCGCTGACTTTGAGATGGAAGCAAAGAAACGGAAAGAGCAAGATGACGCGGCAGAGGGAGAACAACCTAGAGGACGTGACATTCAGGAAATGGAGGCTAAACTCGTCGAACTCGAGCAAGCTTTAAGATCCAAAGAAGAGGCAGTCGAGGCTCTTGAGCAGAAAATCAGCCAGCAGGAGCAAACTCTCACTGAGACGCTTGCTCTGAATAAAACGCTAAGCGAAGAAGCTGAGAACTCACAGCAGGCTGACGTTTCTTCTGAAACAACTGCGTTACAATCCCAAGTGACTTCCCTCGAAGCAGAGTGTGAAACGCTGCAGAGGAAAGTTCAGGAGGCTCAAGAATCTCGCAAGGAAACCATCCGCAAAGccaaagagaaagacaggcaCCACCGAGAACAGCTCaagcagcagaaagaggaaTACAGCGACCTGATGGAAAGGTTCGAGCTGCAGAGCGGCGAGCGAGAGGTTCTCCTGACTAAACTGAGAGAGATGGAAGAAAAAGCGAGCACTGAAAGTGAAGCCGTACCTCACCAAGAGACCAAGAAGCAGCTGGTGGAAGATTTGGAAAAGCAAGCAGCAGGTGATTGGGTCCAGGAGGATTGGGTGGACTTTGCCGCGTCTGAGACGGATTCATCACAACCGCAGTCCAGTGATCCAGTTCAGCATCCCGCAGAGCAGTCCGACGTCCTTTCTGCACAAATGGAGGAAGACCTGGAAGCTCTCAGAGCCGAGATCCAGACTGTGCGGACCGCCAACACCGAGCTCGAGAAGCAGCTCCAAGAAACACAGGCCGGTTTGTCGCTGAAGGAAGCTGAATTGTTGGAATTGGGCAAAGAGCTACAAACACTAAGAGAGAAGGAAGCACAGATCGACGCACTCTCAGAGGAAATGAATGATCTCAGAGAAAAGCATCGCCAAGCGGAGTTTTACGCTGAAACCCTGAAAGCAGAGATGGAAGCTGCAGTCAGCGCAGCATCTGCAGACTCTACCTCCGCCGTTGCAACTCTTCAGGCCGAAGTGGAGGACTTCAAGCAGTTCCTCGACAACAAGAACCGTGAAATCACGGAGCTGAGCCAGCAGCTTAGCGAGCAGGACTCTCTCATACACTCGATGCAGGGCACAGTGTCGCAGAAGGATCAGCTGATAGAGTCTTTACAGGACGAGCTGAAGGCTGAGCAAGAAAAAAGCCAAAGGTTAGAAGTCGAAGTTCCACAGaagcaagaggaagaaaaagacagcGAGGCGAAGATCCAGCAGCTTCAGCGGAAACTTCAGGCCGCTCTGATCTCCCGCAAAGACGCcttgaaagaaaacaaaacccagAAGGAGCAGCTGGCTTCGACTGAGAAGCTCATAGCCGAACTGCAGCAGAAAATGGAGTCGGCAGAAGACGAGCTGGAGAAGCTAAGAGCGGAAAGAGTTCGACTGATTGAAGAAGTCGACCGCACGTTACTGGAGAACCAAAGCTTGGGATCGTCCTGTGAGAGCCTCAAACTCGCCATGGACGGCATACTGAACGAGAAAGACGCCTGTAAGAGAGAAACGGACTTGGCAAAAGAAGAAGCGGCAAGAACATGCAGAGAATGGGAGGAAAAGGTCCAAAGCATGAAGGACGAGTACGAGACTCTGCTCAAGTCGTATGAGAACGTGAGCGACGAGGCGGAGCGAGTGAGGCGAGTCCTGGAAGCCGCCAGGCAGGAGAGACAAGAGCTCGCGTCCAGGGTGAGGACGCAGGAGGCTGCCAGGCAGGAGGCCGAAAGACAGGCGGAAGAAGCTCAGAAAGAGGTGGATTCGGTGAAAGACAAGATGAGAAAGTTCGCCAAGACGAAGCAGCAGAAAATACTGGATTTAGAGGAGGAGAACGAGAGGCTCAGAGAGACGCAGGATAAAACTGTGGTGAAACGAGAGAGCAGGGCTCTCAAAGCTGAGGTCGAAAGACTTCAGGATGAGCTGGAGGCTTTAAAAGCTGAGTTGGACGCTACGGCGGCAGAACGAGACTCTTTAGGGCAGCGGATTGAAGAGCTGAGGCAACAATCTGCCCAAACACGAGAGAAAGAAGATGGTGTAGTTCAGGATGGCTCTGCAGCTGTTGTTGAAGAGGTTGTCGCTGCCCAGCAATCAGCGATAATCATGACCAAAGCAGAGCCTGTTGAGAGCCAGTGtgaagacacagaaacaccCTTAGAGGAGACAACAGCTGAccaaaaaactgcagagcatgaaccagaaacacatttacaacCTGCTGAGGCGAAAGAAGTGACTGAAAGTGTTCAAGCTTTGTTAGAGgataaaataaaggaaatggAGGCGGAGAGGAAACTGTGGCAGGAGCAGGAGGCTGAACTCAAATCTCAGCTGGCCTCTCTCGAGCGAGATCTTCAGGAGAGCAAAGACAAGGAGAGCCTGGTGGCCTCTCTGGAGAAGTGCCTccaagagagcaaagagagagaaaagagtctGATCGGAGAGGATTCGAACAGGGAGGCCCAGTTCAAGGAGCTCCTCAGGAGCCTTGAAACCGAGAAAGACAACCTGGAGGAGCGTCTGATGAACCAGCTGGCTCAGCTCAACGGCAGCATTGCCGGCTACCAGCAAGAGGCAGCGGACAACCGGGAGCACCTCGCCGAGCTGCAGCGGGAGGTGGAGAGGCTGGAGAGGGAGCGAGCCGAACTCGAAGCCGAGGCTCAGAGCGAGAGCGACCGGGCCGCCAGGCTGGAGGAGGACATGAGGCAAGCCCAGAGAGAAAGAGCCGAGGCTGAAGCCGAGTCTGGTAAGCAGAGGGAGCTGGAGCAACAGCTGAGGTCAGCGCAGAGGGTCAGGGAGGGCAGTCAGAGCCGAGCGCGTCAGCTGGAGGAACTGCTGAGGGAGAAGCAGCTGGAGGTCCGTCAGCTGCAGAGGGACTGCATCCAGTACCAGGAGAGGATCAGCGAACTGGGTCGAGAAGCTAAAGCGCTGCTGCTAGGCCACGATGAGCTCCAAAAGAAACTGGAACAATCACAGCTGGAGACGTCAAAAACCGTAGAAGATCTGAAAAGGACTGAAGCCGAGTTGATGAGCTGCAAATCTCAGCTGGATGAAGCCCAGAAGCAGGCGAGCGACGCTTTGGCTGAGAAAACAACCATTGAACAGAACGCACAAAAGAAAGAGGCCTCGATGAAAGCTGAAGCGGAGCAAACCCTCGACTCTGTGAGATTCAGGCTGGGAGCCGAACTCAAGGAGATGGAGCTGAGGCTGGAAGACGCGTACAGCGAaagggagaaggaagaggaagccACTCTGGAGGCCAGAGAGCTCGCAGAAGCAGCTGAGAGACGAGCCCAGGAGATGCAAGCCCGTCTGGATGAGTCTCTGGCGAGGTTGGCTGCCTTCTCGCGCTGCATGTCCTCACTGCAAGACGATCGGGACAGAGTTCTGGATGAGACCCGACAATGGGAGACTCGCTTCAATGATGCTCTGCAGGGTAAGGAGGCTGAAGTCCGGGAGGCTGAGACTCGGGCCAAGGACCTGGCAGAGCAGCTTCAAAGAGAAACTACTCTGAAAGAGGATCTTCAGCTTGCAGCGGACAG actagagaaagcaaacaaagatCTGCAGCTGAGGCtcgaagaagaggaaaagaaagtcaCAGAGAGCCAAGCTGCCCTCGAGGAGGAGAAGAATAAACTTCAGCAAACCACGACTGAGCTGCAGTCTGCACAAGACGAAGCCAGTGCCCTGAAAAACGAGGTGGAGAGTCTTCATCAGAGGACGAGAGCTCTGGAGGAGGCTGTAAGTCAGCTGCAGGGTGAAGTCGACCGGGCCAGGACCGAGCTGAGGGAGAGGGAGGCCGAAGAGAGGCGGCTGTGTCTGAATGTGGAGCAGCTAGAGACAGATCTGCGATCCTCTAAGGCCCTGACGGAGAGTCTGCAGACGGAGTTAaatgaaaaggagaagagagaggtggaaaTGCTCGGCGAGAAGGAGCAAGCTGTTGCTGAG GCTGCGGAGGAGGCTAGAAAGGAGGCCGACAGCAGGGCACAAGGAGccgaggaggagctggagcagaGGCGAGGCGAACTGCGGGATCTGGAAGAAAAACTGCggaaggcggaggaggagagcaaCAACAGAAAAGCCAGACTGGACTCTTTCATGAAGGCCATGGGCTCGTTGCAGGACGACAGAGACCGAGTCCTCAACATGTAcaagcagctggaggagaaacACCTACAG GTGATGATGGAGAAGGACGGTCTGATCCAAGAGGCGGCAGGAGAGAATAACAGCCTGAAGGAGGAGCTGCGCTCTCTGCTGGTCCAGAGAGATGACCTGTATGCAGAAAAGGCCAAGCTATCTGCTCAGCTTCACGGCTACCGTGAAGAACTTAACCAAGTCCTGAGCATGAAGGAGTCGCAGCACAAACAGCTTCTAGCAGCTCAGCGCAGGCGTATCGCCTCTCTGGAAAAGCAGCGCGAAGAACTGGAGAGTCAGTTGAAGAGTGTGAACAGAGTCCAAGAGAcagaagtagaagtagaagcagccaaggtagagagagagactctgagCCAGGCTGCTAACTTTACAGCAGCGCCACAGGTCGTCGATGCTCCCGGCGCTGAGGTCGAGAAGCTGAGGGAGCAGCTCCAAGCGGCGAGAGAACAAGTGGAGGCTTTGGAGGAGAGcctgcagaaagagagacacgACAAGAAGAGTGCGTCGAAGGAGCTGGCCGAGCTGAGATGGGAGGGAGGCGTGATGCGAACAGAGTCAGAGAGTGCTCAGGAGAGAGTGGCGGAGCTGGCCCGAGACCTGCTGGCCGTCGAAcagaagctgctggaggagaaagaggcgACGACGCAGCTCAGAGCGGAGAACCAGTCGTTCTCAAAAGCCATGGCCTCCCTGCAGGACAACAGGGACCAGGCAGTAAACAAGGCCCAGGAACTGAGCCTGAAGCTGGAAGAGATGAGCAAGGCGGGAGGCCACGCAGCACCGAGCAGCCCCGGAGGAAACACCGGAGAAGTGTGGGGGCTGAAGAACGCACTGCAAGCCCTGCAGaacgacagagagagactg CTGGAGCAGCTTCAAACACAAACGTCTGAGCTCAAGAAGCAGAAATCAGAGCTGGCTCGACTGGGAGCGGGAGAGCTAATTAAAGTCAGCCAGGAGCTgttggaggaaaagaagaagagcgaAGACATGCTGGGCGTCATCGTGCAGCTGGAGAGCGTGGTGGAAATGGGCAAGCAGGAAATAGAAACCCTCAG ACTGGAGCGCATCGACTGGATGGCTCAAGCAGagcagctgaagcagcagaCCCTCGCCACGCTCTCAGACAGGGACCAACAACTGCGACAACTCACCGCCATGCTGGAGGAGGCTCGCGCTCACAAGCCCAAACTTCAGCAGGAACACTATCAGAGAGAG GGTACAGAGGAGGTGGACAGCGCTCCTGGAGCCCCACAGGAGCGTAGCAACCAGCTAGACAGCCACACCTACATAGCTGAGCTCAAAGAGCTACAGAGGAG GCTGGATGAAGAGATGCAGCAGAGGGTGGCGGCTGAAGAGCAGCTTATGGCCACACAGGATCGACTCAAACG TCACAGCCAGGCTAAATGGCAAGAAGAGGATCAGTCGGAGACTGCTGTTTTCATCGAGCCGCCGGAAGGAGCCGTCACCCGA ACTCGGAGAGGTGGCCCAGGTTTGATGCGGATGCTCCGAGTGGCCTTCTGCTCCCGTCAGCGCACCCCTCTGTTGTTCAGCCTCTATCTGCTCACTGTGCacgtcctgctgctgctgtgtctgggCGGATACCTTTGA